TCGACGGCATCCTCGTCACGGACGACGCGTCGGGCTACGACCACGACCGACTGGACTTCGACGGCGACGCCGTCCTTGCCAAGGACGTGAAACGAATCTACGCCGAGGACGAGGGTTCGACGGCGTGGTCCGCGTGGTAAGTGGACGGGCAGAAACTTCCGACACGTAGCTTTTTTCGACTCGCCATCGTCGGTTCTGCATGGACTATCGCGAGTTGTGTTTGCTGTGGGCCGCCCGCGAGACGGGCATCATCGAGGCCGTCATGTTCCACGCTGGAACGCCGGTCGAAGTCGCCGCGGAAACGGGCGTCACCGAGCGCGCCGCACGAATCACGCTCGCCGCGATGGCCGAACTGGGCTACCTCGAAACGGTCGATGGCGAATACGAGGCGACCAATCGAGCACTCGGACTGTTCGCCAAGACGGACGTGCGTTCCATCGGTCGTATGCCCCACTACATGGACTGTCTGGAGGGGTGGCTCGCGCTCCCGGAGACAATGCTGACTGGAGACTCGCCCGACCCGTCCGAGGAATGGACGGCCAACTTCATGGGCGCGATGGCGACCATCGACGAGACGACGGTCCGCACCTGCGTCACGGAAGCCGTTCACGAGAACCCCCACGCGGAGCGCGTCCTCGACATCGGCGGCGGGCCGGGTGAGTTCTCGAAGGAGTTCGCCCGTCGTGGCTTCGACGTGACGCTGTTGGACCGACCAGACGTCATCGAGGCCGACCGCAAGT
The genomic region above belongs to Haladaptatus sp. R4 and contains:
- a CDS encoding class I SAM-dependent methyltransferase; translated protein: MDYRELCLLWAARETGIIEAVMFHAGTPVEVAAETGVTERAARITLAAMAELGYLETVDGEYEATNRALGLFAKTDVRSIGRMPHYMDCLEGWLALPETMLTGDSPDPSEEWTANFMGAMATIDETTVRTCVTEAVHENPHAERVLDIGGGPGEFSKEFARRGFDVTLLDRPDVIEADRKFLEHEPVELVPGDATDDLPTGFDLAFCSRVAHAFGPDENRTLLENAFDALSPGGVAVFTDKVRGWADDAALFGAHMLAVTENGDTYDETQFREWFEGAGFESVDVRDIPGTQQQAIIGHRPRH